Within Pseudomonas alloputida, the genomic segment GAGGGGGGCGTACGCCTCATCCTTGCCTTCCGGTCTTGTTGCTGCAGGTGCGCGACAAGGCCGCGTTGCAGTTGCGTCAGGGCCTGCAGGACTTGTTCGACAATGCCGATGACACGCTCTTCGAAATGGCCGACAAGGCCTTCGACCGCGGTGACCAGAACCTGTACTTCGAAGCCATGCGTGACCTGCGCCTGAAGCGCAAGAGCATCGAGCGTGGTTTTCTGGATACGTTCCATGATGCTTTCCTCCGCGCCGGCCAGGTCGACTTGCTGGCAAACCTGGCCCAGCCGGGCAAGCCGCGCAGCAAGGCTCAAATGGAACGGGCCGCCGCCATCGAGGGCATGGTGGCGCGGGTGCTGTCACGCGATGGCGTCGCCCTGCAGCAACTGGGTCTGCGCCTGCAGGCATTGCTCGACCGCCCCCTGTACGAGCAGCACAACCCATTGGGGCCAGCCGCGCTGTGTCGTTACTTCCTCGACGCCGGGCGTAATCTGGGCGTTGGCCTGCGGGTCAAGCTGGTGCTGCTGAAGCTGTTCGAGCGTTATGTGCTGCGCGATGTCGATGTGATCTATGGCGAAGCCAACCAGTTGCTGGCCGCTGCCGGCGTACTGCCCGAGCTGCAACCGGCGCCGCGCCGGCGTGCCGAAGACCGGCGCATGCGTGTGCGACCCGGGCCGGCGAACCTTGGCCAGGAGGAGGGGGCGGACGCCGCAGGGCAGGCGTTGTTTGCCTCGTTGCAGGCACTGCTGGCGCCGGTGCGCGGGCAGTTCGCTCCGCGCTTGCAAGCGGTGGCTGCCGCCCAGCCGATCAGTACCGCCGACCTGCTCCGGCTGCTGTCGCATTTGCAGCGCTATGTGCCCGCCACGTACGAGGCCGATGACTTCGAGCTCGGCCAGCAGCTTGAGCAGCTGCTGTTGCGGGTCAGCGTGCGCAGCGGTACGCGTCGACGCCTTCACGTGGCTGACGAAGACATGATCAACCTGGTTGGCCTGCTGTTCGCGTTCATCCACAACGACGACAACCTGCCGGCCAGCCTGCGGGCGCTGATTACGCGCCTTCATATTCCCCTGCTCAAGGTGGCATTACTGGACAAGGGGCTGTTCAGCCGGAGTAGCCACCCGGCGCGCCGTTTGCTCAACGAAATCGCCGGCGCCGCGATTGGCTGGGAGTGCGGCAGCGAGTGCCAGCGTGACAGCTTGCACATGCGGGTAGAGCGTATCGTCCAGCGCTTGCTCAATGATTTTGCCGACGATGCCAGCCTGTTCGCCGAGCTGCTCGACGACTTCCTGGCATTCAATCAGGACGAACGGCGACGTAACGAGTTGCTGG encodes:
- a CDS encoding DUF1631 domain-containing protein translates to MQKEGKVVPLAATIDRGGRTPHPCLPVLLLQVRDKAALQLRQGLQDLFDNADDTLFEMADKAFDRGDQNLYFEAMRDLRLKRKSIERGFLDTFHDAFLRAGQVDLLANLAQPGKPRSKAQMERAAAIEGMVARVLSRDGVALQQLGLRLQALLDRPLYEQHNPLGPAALCRYFLDAGRNLGVGLRVKLVLLKLFERYVLRDVDVIYGEANQLLAAAGVLPELQPAPRRRAEDRRMRVRPGPANLGQEEGADAAGQALFASLQALLAPVRGQFAPRLQAVAAAQPISTADLLRLLSHLQRYVPATYEADDFELGQQLEQLLLRVSVRSGTRRRLHVADEDMINLVGLLFAFIHNDDNLPASLRALITRLHIPLLKVALLDKGLFSRSSHPARRLLNEIAGAAIGWECGSECQRDSLHMRVERIVQRLLNDFADDASLFAELLDDFLAFNQDERRRNELLEQRTRDAEEGRARAMQARQQVQHVLNQRLRGRVLPQVVVQMLVQAWSQVLLLAWLKQGEASQAWRDAVQTMDMLLASITPPHEPQALLQQVPGLLKALRDGLASVALDAVATREFFLQLEQLHLRACAGKEALPSGEGQSLGDVLVEQEIVLTIAEEPACVPLHTADGQAAALRQAQRLRIGTWVEVLDEDEPLRCKLVARIDSSDRLVFANRTGMKVREWSSASLAQALQRHEVRVLDDRLLFERALEAVLESLRQGQAQ